From Microbacterium invictum, the proteins below share one genomic window:
- a CDS encoding response regulator transcription factor: MTESAPHQTAVVIDDDPHVRALLVTILEAAGFTTIAVDNGLDGVDAVVAHRPVITTLDVNMPGIDGFEAARRIRAHSDTYIMLITALTDEADAVLGFSVGADDVIVKPFRPRELRARVLAAQRRRQGADGTERPTSAPAAGAADPASGQPSPPASTHKSTPPSVRGIGWNGLHLVRATHSTTVDGATVALTRTEFDLLATILEAAPEVRSKADLVRSLNDDPTQAAWVSDSDERSIETHIANLRRKLGDSASAPRFIETVRGAGYRAAAPAES, from the coding sequence ATGACTGAATCTGCCCCCCACCAGACCGCGGTCGTCATCGACGACGACCCGCACGTCCGTGCATTGCTGGTGACGATCCTCGAAGCGGCGGGATTCACCACGATCGCCGTCGACAACGGTCTCGACGGGGTGGATGCCGTGGTCGCGCACCGCCCGGTGATCACGACGCTCGACGTGAACATGCCCGGCATCGACGGCTTCGAGGCCGCACGGAGGATCCGCGCGCACAGCGACACCTACATCATGCTGATCACCGCGCTCACGGACGAGGCCGATGCCGTGCTCGGGTTCAGTGTCGGCGCCGACGACGTCATCGTCAAGCCGTTCCGGCCGCGCGAACTGCGTGCCCGGGTGCTTGCCGCCCAACGGCGCCGACAGGGCGCCGACGGCACCGAGCGCCCGACGAGCGCCCCCGCCGCCGGCGCTGCCGACCCGGCATCCGGTCAGCCGAGTCCCCCGGCATCCACTCACAAGAGCACCCCGCCGTCGGTGCGCGGAATCGGCTGGAACGGTCTCCACCTCGTGCGCGCCACGCACAGCACGACCGTCGACGGCGCGACCGTCGCGCTCACTCGCACCGAGTTCGACCTGCTCGCCACCATCCTCGAGGCCGCGCCCGAAGTGCGCAGCAAGGCCGACCTGGTGCGCTCGCTGAACGATGACCCCACGCAGGCGGCGTGGGTGAGCGACTCGGATGAACGGTCGATCGAGACCCACATCGCCAACCTGCGACGCAAACTCGGCGATTCTGCGAGCGCGCCACGGTTCATCGAGACCGTCCGGGGTGCGGGCTATCGTGCGGCCGCGCCCGCGGAATCCTGA
- a CDS encoding sensor histidine kinase produces MAAPIGGHWGDLRTRSVWRWQLIVAASTVAIIAMVPLLSPQLFSNARFLSGAIGIAAITALSLLVPWHLAAPAVITVVPLLDIVAIGQLSVGGDTSLALLWVFPIAWLATYYRFPWLIAALSLIAVILLIDATFSGLSPAFAQRTVVMLMSLGFLGVTIMVGAQRTRAYSHLLRRQFAQLDRTRRRAEHDAQRIAVLSNTLETAIARIDRDGVLLDANAAFLHLYAAADIDTFTPTGAVEYRGYRGEPVDPDSTLIARARRGERFYDHRVWLFDAQGRWRALDASSRPVPGSDEQPSNLILAQDVTDAVRADEQRQTVSSVVTHELRNPLTAIVGHSDLLLERDDLPAGVREQIAQIDSAGQRMQRLITSALEPYGQAVAEEAHVDLGHLVTASVVAFQPTAEAARVDLSCSLDGTADVGGDAFRLRQAIDNVVGNALKYTARGGTVEVSVRAQAHEGVIVVTDTGIGMSPNDRDRIFETGFRSATARASGISGSGIGMSVVHDIVTAHGGSLDVVSELGRGTCVTVRLPCAADVGDPGATIGHIGANNAAERTST; encoded by the coding sequence ATGGCGGCTCCGATCGGCGGACACTGGGGTGACCTGCGCACCCGGTCGGTGTGGCGCTGGCAGCTGATCGTCGCGGCGAGCACGGTGGCCATCATCGCAATGGTCCCGTTGCTGTCGCCCCAGCTGTTCAGCAACGCGCGCTTCCTCTCGGGGGCGATCGGCATCGCCGCCATCACCGCACTGTCGCTGCTGGTTCCCTGGCATCTGGCGGCACCGGCGGTGATCACGGTGGTGCCGCTGCTCGACATCGTCGCCATCGGACAGCTGTCGGTCGGCGGCGACACCAGCCTCGCGCTGCTGTGGGTCTTTCCGATCGCCTGGCTGGCCACCTATTATCGGTTCCCGTGGCTCATCGCCGCCCTCTCCCTGATCGCCGTCATCCTGCTGATCGACGCGACCTTCTCGGGACTCTCACCTGCCTTCGCGCAGCGGACGGTCGTCATGCTGATGTCCCTCGGGTTCTTGGGCGTGACGATCATGGTGGGCGCGCAGCGCACCCGCGCCTACAGCCACCTGCTGCGGCGGCAGTTCGCGCAGCTCGACCGCACCCGTCGACGCGCCGAGCACGATGCGCAGCGCATCGCGGTGCTGTCGAACACGCTCGAGACGGCGATCGCCCGCATCGACCGCGACGGCGTGCTGCTCGATGCGAACGCCGCCTTCCTCCACCTTTACGCCGCGGCCGACATCGACACCTTCACTCCCACCGGCGCCGTCGAGTATCGCGGCTACCGCGGTGAGCCCGTCGACCCCGACAGCACCCTCATCGCCCGCGCCCGCCGCGGCGAGCGCTTCTACGACCACCGGGTCTGGCTGTTCGACGCGCAGGGACGGTGGCGCGCCCTCGACGCCTCGAGCCGGCCGGTGCCCGGGTCCGATGAGCAGCCGAGCAACCTCATCCTCGCGCAGGACGTCACCGACGCCGTCCGCGCCGACGAGCAGCGCCAAACGGTCAGCAGCGTCGTGACGCACGAGCTGCGCAACCCTCTCACCGCCATCGTCGGCCACAGCGACCTGCTGCTCGAACGCGACGATCTGCCCGCCGGCGTCCGAGAGCAGATCGCCCAGATCGACAGCGCCGGTCAACGCATGCAGCGCCTCATCACCTCTGCCCTCGAGCCCTACGGTCAGGCCGTCGCCGAGGAGGCCCACGTCGACCTCGGGCACCTCGTCACGGCATCCGTCGTCGCATTCCAACCCACCGCCGAAGCCGCCCGGGTCGACCTGTCGTGTTCGCTCGACGGCACCGCCGATGTCGGCGGAGACGCGTTCCGGCTGCGTCAGGCGATCGACAACGTGGTCGGCAACGCCCTCAAATACACGGCCCGCGGCGGCACCGTCGAGGTTTCGGTGCGCGCCCAGGCCCACGAGGGTGTCATCGTCGTCACCGACACCGGCATCGGCATGTCGCCGAACGACCGCGACCGCATCTTCGAGACCGGCTTTCGCAGCGCCACCGCGCGGGCGAGCGGAATCTCAGGCAGCGGCATAGGCATGTCGGTCGTGCACGACATCGTCACCGCGCACGGCGGCAGCCTCGACGTGGTGAGCGAGCTCGGACGGGGCACGTGCGTCACGGTGCGACTGCCGTGCGCCGCGGATGTCGGCGACCCGGGCGCCACCATCGGACACATCGGCGCGAACAACGCCGCAGAGAGGACATCGACGTGA